Proteins encoded by one window of Shewanella avicenniae:
- a CDS encoding MarR family winged helix-turn-helix transcriptional regulator: MQSVGQGQSLGHLTGLASRLFNRLLTARFKQAGIELTAEQWGIILTVHSHSAPLSHRQICDILYLDKSSVSRAISVLVSRGWLAELRSASDSRKKLLQLTAQAKAQVVNCLEIAQTVLNDAQQQLTLQDTVQTCHQLNQVIDSLRQLIPPFATDARLASSEDSAKANNQTPTTLTPNKEIS; encoded by the coding sequence ATGCAGAGTGTTGGTCAAGGGCAATCGTTAGGGCATTTAACCGGACTGGCTAGTCGGCTGTTTAACCGATTGCTGACGGCCCGCTTTAAACAAGCGGGCATCGAGCTGACCGCAGAGCAGTGGGGCATTATCCTGACCGTACACAGCCATAGCGCACCACTCTCGCATCGGCAGATTTGCGACATTCTTTACTTGGATAAATCCAGTGTTAGCCGTGCCATCAGTGTGTTGGTCAGTCGCGGTTGGTTGGCTGAATTACGCAGCGCCAGCGACAGCCGTAAAAAACTGCTACAACTCACTGCGCAGGCCAAGGCGCAGGTGGTGAATTGCCTTGAGATTGCCCAAACGGTGCTGAATGACGCGCAGCAACAACTGACATTGCAAGACACGGTGCAAACCTGTCACCAGTTGAATCAGGTGATTGATAGCTTGCGGCAACTGATCCCGCCGTTTGCCACTGACGCCAGATTGGCATCAAGCGAAGATTCAGCCAAAGCGAATAATCAAACCCCAACAACTTTAACCCCCAACAAGGAGATATCATGA
- a CDS encoding iron-containing alcohol dehydrogenase, protein MNNFSFFNNTKIIFGEGQIAQLAQEVPADATVMIVYGGGSIKKNGVFEQVTNALQGIKWVEFGGIEPNPHYDTCMKAVEQVNANNVDFLLAVGGGSVIDATKFIAAAAKHQGDAWEIIQSFGGAVQGALPVGCVLTLAATGSEMNPTSVVTRADTQDKLFFNSDYVRPRFSILDPQTTYTLPARQVGNGVVDSFVHVLEQYVTYPVNAKVQDRFAEGLLSTILEDGPKALTEPQNYEVRANLMWAATMALNGLIATGVPADWATHLIGQEITGLYGLDHGQTLAIVMPALWIYKLEQKREKLAQYGRRVLGVTDGDDLIAAEKAIVRTREFFEAMGVKTRLADYGLGADIIPKVVAKLEQHQFVQLGEHGDITPTDAANILELAL, encoded by the coding sequence ATGAACAACTTTAGTTTTTTCAATAACACCAAGATTATTTTTGGTGAAGGTCAAATTGCCCAATTGGCGCAAGAAGTCCCAGCTGATGCAACCGTTATGATCGTCTACGGCGGCGGTAGTATCAAAAAGAACGGCGTATTTGAGCAAGTGACTAACGCGCTGCAAGGCATCAAATGGGTTGAGTTTGGTGGCATTGAACCAAACCCACATTACGACACGTGCATGAAAGCAGTTGAGCAAGTTAACGCCAACAATGTGGACTTTCTACTGGCCGTCGGTGGTGGTTCGGTGATCGACGCCACTAAATTTATTGCGGCTGCTGCGAAACACCAAGGCGATGCGTGGGAAATCATTCAATCATTCGGTGGCGCGGTTCAAGGCGCATTGCCAGTCGGTTGTGTACTGACACTGGCTGCTACCGGTTCAGAAATGAACCCAACCTCAGTCGTCACCCGCGCTGATACGCAAGATAAACTGTTCTTCAACTCTGATTACGTGCGTCCACGTTTCTCAATTCTTGACCCACAAACCACGTACACTTTGCCTGCACGCCAAGTGGGTAACGGTGTTGTGGATTCATTTGTGCATGTGCTTGAACAGTACGTTACATACCCGGTAAACGCTAAGGTACAAGATCGCTTTGCCGAAGGGCTGCTGTCTACCATTTTGGAAGATGGTCCTAAAGCACTGACTGAACCACAAAACTATGAAGTGCGCGCCAACCTGATGTGGGCAGCAACAATGGCACTGAACGGCCTCATCGCCACTGGTGTACCAGCTGACTGGGCGACTCACTTGATTGGTCAAGAGATCACTGGATTGTACGGCCTAGACCACGGTCAAACGCTGGCGATTGTGATGCCAGCATTATGGATCTACAAACTGGAACAGAAACGCGAAAAATTGGCGCAATATGGCCGTCGCGTATTGGGTGTGACTGATGGTGATGATTTGATTGCCGCCGAGAAAGCCATTGTGCGTACCCGTGAGTTCTTTGAAGCGATGGGCGTTAAAACCCGTTTGGCGGACTACGGCTTAGGCGCAGATATCATTCCTAAGGTTGTGGCTAAACTGGAACAACACCAGTTTGTGCAACTGGGTGAACACGGTGATATCACCCCAACAGACGCTGCAAACATTTTGGAATTAGCGCTGTAA